A DNA window from Brachionichthys hirsutus isolate HB-005 chromosome 10, CSIRO-AGI_Bhir_v1, whole genome shotgun sequence contains the following coding sequences:
- the bud13 gene encoding LOW QUALITY PROTEIN: BUD13 homolog (The sequence of the model RefSeq protein was modified relative to this genomic sequence to represent the inferred CDS: substituted 2 bases at 2 genomic stop codons), with protein sequence MAASSGSSKTAEVSKADYLKRYLSAGENVKKSKSKIKKLPQKGLKIVDDDIDWKQMVKEEEIIEEDDDEAPVIAEVIDERPEEVKRMETFRTSNRWKVFGANEEEEEKGHQCLESEVSSRSPQNSPALSTKLRRHDSPERETQHNCQDVLPAKRGRHDSPDISPPRKSRHDSPDISPPRKSRHGAPDISPPRKSRHDSPDISPPRRGRRDSPDRIKLTSSSLSKKHSSPDFHRSSLTKRSQKIYNSDSDQSPPRKKPQKGEASDSDQSPPRRQRHSGKVSEDLSPHSRTGHSQVSKLLKMKVKGQNEIXFASNCCGCSYXSVMNNISLFSCQDPRMLSGGKAGLVSVDVLRKEQDENRRRERDNLPLEEESRNAQTVFRDKSGKRRNLDSEREEQRKKAGEKAAKDEKYAQWGKGLAQTQMQQQTLDDALREAQKPLARHRDDEDLDRMLREQERDGDPMAALLRRKKERTINTKGFKSKPRYKGPTPPPNRFNILPGYRWDGVDRSSGFEQKRYMRMADRKAVQEEAYKWSVEDM encoded by the exons CTACCTAAAACGGTATTTGTCTGCTggtgaaaatgtcaaaaagtcaaaaagtaaaattaagaaGCTTCCTCAGAAAGG ACTTAAAATTGTAGACGATGACATAGACTGGAAACAGATGgtcaaggaggaggagatcatAGAAGAGGACGACGACGAGGCTCCAGTG ATTGCAGAGGTGATTGATGAGAGACCAGAGGAGGTGAAACGGATGGAAACTTTTAGAACCAGCAATAGATGGAAAGTTTTTGGAG ctaatgaagaggaagaggagaaagggcATCAGTGTCTAGAGTCTGAAGTTTCAAGCAGGAGTCCCCAAAATTCACCAGCGCTGTCAACAAAGTTAAGGAGACATGATTCTCCCGAAAGAGAGACTCAACATAACTGTCAAGATGTATTGCCTGCAAAAAGAGGCCGACATGACTCCCCAGATATATCCCCTCCCAGAAAAAGTCGCCATGACTCCCCAGATATATCCCCTCCCAGAAAAAGTCGCCATGGCGCCCCAGATATATCCCCTCCCAGAAAAAGTCGCCATGACTCCCCAGACATATCCCCGCCCAGAAGAGGACGCCGTGACTCTCCAGACAGAATAAAGCTCACCTCATCATCATTAAGTAAAAAACATAGTTCACCCGATTTCCATCGATCGTCCCTGACAAAGCGAAGtcagaaaatatataattcGGACTCTGATCAGTCCCCTCCCCGAAAAAAGCCACAAAAGGGAGAAGCTTCAGACTCTGACCAGTCGCCACCAAGGAGGCAACGGCACAGTGGAAAGGTGTCAGAAGATCTGTCACCACATTCTAGAACTGGCCATTCACAGGTGAGCAAACTGTTGAAAATGAAGGTCAAAGGGCAAAATGAAATCTGATTTGCCTCAAATTGCTGTGGCTGCAGTTACTAATCAGTCATGAACAATATTTCACTATTTTCTTGTCAGGATCCCAGGATGCTTTCTGGAGGGAAAGCGGGTCTGGTTTCTGTCGATGTTTTAAGGAAAGAACAGGATGAGAATCGACGTAGAGAACGTGACAACTTGCCATTAGAAG AAGAATCCCGAAATGCACAGACAGTCTTCCGAGACAAAAGTGGCAAAAGAAGGAACTTGGAttcagagagagaagaacagaGGAAGAAAGCTGGAGAAAAAGCAGCCAAGGATGAAAAATATGCTCAGTGGGGGAAAGG CTTGGCCCAGACTCAGATGCAACAGCAGACACTTGACGATGCACTGCGTGAGGCCCAGAAGCCACTGGCACGCCACCGCGATGACGAGGACCTTGACCGTATGTTGAGAGAGCAGGAAAGGGACGGAGATCCAATGGCTGCGCTGCTCAGACGGAAGAAGGAACGCACGATAAACACGAAaggttttaaat CGAAACCTCGATATAAAGGCCCAACACCTCCTCCAAACCGCTTCAATATTCTGCCGGGCTATCGCTGGGATGGAGTTGACAG GTCGAGTGGTTTTGAACAGAAACGCTACATGCGGATGGCAGATAGAAAAGCTGTCCAGGAGGAAGCCTATAAATGGAGCGTGGAAGATATGTAA
- the snrnp35 gene encoding U11/U12 small nuclear ribonucleoprotein 35 kDa protein: MVEWNPIAKVFDPLKAGSIDGTDVEPHDRAVWRAMSSEYKPNKGVVGDPLLTLFVSRLNPQTTEEKLHQIFSNYGDIQRLRLVRDIVTGFSKRYAFVEYKEQRSVVRARRDANKLLVDQHELFVDFEQERTLKGWIPRRLGGGQGGKKESGQLRFGGRDRPFRKPISLGLGLGQEWRGGGRDRDRFGSRDTEDRERDRKAEWGSRGRRHDWDRGRHGERSRYRDRR; encoded by the coding sequence ATGGTTGAGTGGAATCCGATAGCGAAGGTGTTCGACCCGCTCAAAGCGGGCAGCATCGACGGCACGGACGTGGAGCCGCATGACCGGGCGGTGTGGAGGGCGATGAGCTCCGAATACAAGCCCAACAAAGGTGTCGTTGGAGACCCGCTGCTGACGCTCTTTGTGTCCCGCCTGAACCCGCAGACGACAGAGGAGAAACTTCACCAAATATTCTCCAATTACGGAGACATTCAGCGGCTCCGGCTGGTCCGGGACATCGTCACGGGCTTCTCCAAAAGATACGCGTTCGTCGAGTACAAAGAGCAGCGGTCCGTCGTCCGCGCACGGCGCGACGCCAACAAGCTGCTGGTGGACCAGCACGAACTGTTCGTGGACTTCGAGCAGGAGAGGACCCTCAAAGGATGGATCCCCCGGCGGCTCGGCGGCGGGCAGGGAGGGAAGAAAGAGTCCGGGCAGCTGCGCTTCGGTGGCAGGGACAGGCCTTTCCGTAAACCCATCAGCCTCGGGCTCGGGCTCGGGCAAGAGTGGAGAGGTGGCGGGAGGGACCGGGACAGATTTGGGTCGAGAGACACGGAGGACCGAGAGCGGGACCGGAAAGCCGAGtggggcagcagggggaggaggcATGATTGGGACAGaggcagacacggagagaggagCAGATACCGGGACAGAAGATGA